The following are encoded together in the Microbacterium hatanonis genome:
- a CDS encoding alpha/beta fold hydrolase: MPNPYAALLDRVPARRHEVEVLGATTAYWEYGAPGAATTIVAVHGFRGEHHGLEPVVAHLEGFRVISPDLPGFGETPPIPDRRHDLALYVDWLSAFVGRAAPGAVILGHSFGSIVSAAAVADGLATPSLVLVNPIGAPALEGPRGILTRLAVFYYWAGARLPAPLGDALLRNRLVVRGMSVAMVKTRDRGLRRFVHEQHDAYFSRFADRDVLHDAFLTSVSNDVRTFAPRIAARTLLVAAQKDDITPIEAERTLATLFADAQLVEIEDVGHLIHYETPAVAAGAIRRFLSPSDAGTR, encoded by the coding sequence GTGCCGAACCCGTATGCCGCCCTCCTCGATCGAGTACCCGCGCGGCGGCACGAGGTCGAGGTGCTCGGCGCGACGACGGCCTACTGGGAGTACGGCGCTCCCGGCGCGGCGACGACGATCGTGGCCGTCCACGGCTTCCGCGGCGAGCATCACGGCCTCGAGCCGGTCGTCGCCCACCTCGAGGGCTTCCGCGTGATCTCGCCCGACCTGCCGGGGTTCGGCGAGACGCCGCCGATTCCGGATCGCCGCCACGACCTCGCCCTGTACGTGGACTGGCTGTCGGCTTTCGTCGGCCGCGCAGCACCCGGCGCGGTGATCCTCGGGCACTCGTTCGGCTCGATCGTCTCGGCCGCCGCCGTCGCCGACGGCCTCGCGACGCCGTCGCTCGTGCTGGTCAACCCGATCGGTGCTCCGGCTCTCGAGGGGCCTCGCGGCATCCTCACGCGTCTGGCGGTCTTCTATTACTGGGCGGGCGCGCGTCTGCCGGCTCCCCTCGGCGATGCCCTGCTGCGCAACCGCCTCGTCGTCCGGGGGATGAGCGTCGCGATGGTCAAGACGCGCGACAGAGGGCTGCGCCGGTTCGTCCATGAGCAGCATGACGCCTACTTCTCGCGGTTCGCCGACCGCGACGTGCTGCACGACGCGTTCCTGACCTCGGTCTCGAACGACGTGCGGACCTTCGCGCCCCGCATCGCGGCCCGGACGCTGCTGGTGGCCGCGCAGAAGGACGACATCACGCCGATCGAAGCCGAGCGGACGCTGGCGACCCTGTTCGCAGACGCCCAGCTCGTCGAGATCGAGGACGTCGGTCACCTGATCCACTACGAGACGCCGGCGGTCGCCGCCGGCGCGATCAGGCGCTTTCTCTCGCCTTCCGACGCCGGTACGCGTTGA
- a CDS encoding CGNR zinc finger domain-containing protein produces MVFIHDTQLALEAAVDLVNTAPERSSEGVDGLVDLEDLDRFLDERPYSGRLQRDAEELAAMRSIRPRLHALWTVGRDGAVPLVNAMLSDGGALPQLVSHKGFEQWHIHATDDQEPLMTRVLVETAMAFVDVIRADEYDRVQVCDADDCASVFIDYSRNKSKRYCDTGNCGNRMNVNAYRRRKARESA; encoded by the coding sequence ATGGTTTTCATCCATGACACCCAACTCGCCCTCGAGGCCGCCGTCGACCTCGTCAACACCGCGCCGGAGAGGTCGTCGGAAGGGGTGGACGGGCTGGTCGATCTCGAGGATCTCGACCGCTTCCTCGATGAGCGCCCCTACTCGGGGCGCCTGCAGCGCGATGCGGAGGAGCTCGCGGCCATGCGCAGCATCCGCCCCCGTCTGCACGCCCTCTGGACCGTCGGTCGCGACGGTGCCGTGCCGCTCGTGAACGCGATGCTGAGCGACGGCGGAGCACTGCCACAGCTCGTCTCGCACAAGGGCTTCGAGCAGTGGCACATCCACGCCACCGACGACCAGGAGCCGCTCATGACCCGCGTGCTGGTCGAGACCGCCATGGCGTTCGTCGATGTCATCCGTGCCGACGAGTACGACCGGGTGCAGGTCTGCGACGCCGACGACTGCGCCTCGGTGTTCATCGACTACTCGCGGAACAAGTCCAAGCGCTACTGCGACACCGGCAACTGCGGCAATCGCATGAACGTCAACGCGTACCGGCGTCGGAAGGCGAGAGAAAGCGCCTGA
- a CDS encoding EamA family transporter yields the protein MTASLTAPVPTVRATGAGGLLLGLISAVAFASSGSVMKPLLEAGWSLGAALLLRMSGAALVLAYPFFRAVLRERGFLRRHWPLIVGFGLTGVTGCQLFYFAAMQRIPVGVALLIQYFAPVLLVGLAWVRTRRAPSRVVVVGSVASIVGLVLMVDLTGGSFDLIGTLCALGAAICLGAYFLIAERTGDSIPPLALAGGGLLTGALLLGVLVVTGVLPFVAPPVDVVLGGVTVPWIVPVVWVVLIATVCGYAFGVIAVSKIGSRLASFVGLTEALFAGAIAWLLIGETPTAVQAIGGALILAGVVCVRLDARGAGTPKGEAAIVPVVPAP from the coding sequence ATGACCGCTTCGCTCACCGCCCCCGTTCCGACCGTCCGCGCCACGGGCGCCGGAGGGCTCCTCCTCGGCCTCATCTCCGCCGTCGCCTTCGCGTCCAGTGGGTCTGTCATGAAGCCGCTGCTGGAAGCGGGCTGGTCGCTGGGGGCCGCACTGCTCCTTCGCATGTCGGGTGCCGCGCTCGTCCTCGCCTACCCGTTCTTCCGAGCGGTTCTCCGCGAACGCGGCTTCCTCCGTCGCCACTGGCCGCTCATCGTCGGCTTCGGACTCACCGGCGTGACGGGGTGCCAGTTGTTCTACTTCGCGGCCATGCAGCGCATCCCGGTCGGCGTGGCGCTGCTGATCCAGTACTTCGCGCCGGTGCTCCTCGTCGGACTCGCGTGGGTGCGGACCCGGCGCGCTCCGTCGCGCGTGGTCGTCGTCGGGTCGGTCGCCTCGATCGTGGGACTCGTGCTCATGGTCGACCTGACCGGGGGCTCCTTCGATCTGATCGGCACGCTGTGCGCGCTCGGAGCGGCGATCTGTCTCGGGGCCTACTTCCTCATCGCCGAGCGCACGGGCGACTCCATCCCGCCCCTGGCGCTGGCCGGCGGCGGGCTCCTGACCGGGGCTCTCCTCCTCGGCGTCCTCGTCGTCACGGGTGTCCTGCCGTTCGTCGCGCCACCCGTCGACGTCGTGCTGGGCGGCGTGACCGTGCCCTGGATCGTACCCGTCGTGTGGGTCGTCCTCATCGCGACGGTGTGCGGCTACGCCTTCGGCGTGATCGCCGTGTCGAAGATCGGATCGCGCCTCGCGTCGTTCGTCGGCCTCACCGAGGCTCTCTTCGCCGGCGCGATCGCGTGGCTCCTCATCGGCGAGACGCCGACGGCCGTGCAAGCCATCGGCGGCGCGTTGATCCTCGCCGGTGTGGTGTGCGTGAGGCTCGACGCACGCGGAGCGGGCACGCCGAAGGGCGAGGCGGCTATCGTGCCGGTCGTGCCAGCCCCATGA
- a CDS encoding Lrp/AsnC family transcriptional regulator, whose translation MTALDSVDLELLRALVDDPRATVVALADRLGLSRNTVQTRMARLERSGVFHSFERTFSTEALGFPIDAFINVTVRQAELPRIKAELARVPEVLQAHGLSGQVDLLVRVACRDAQHLFDTDARILAIDGVERTETSLAMGEVIAYRVAPLMGLARPAR comes from the coding sequence ATGACCGCTCTCGACTCCGTCGATCTCGAGCTCCTCCGCGCCCTCGTCGACGACCCCCGCGCGACGGTCGTCGCCCTGGCCGATCGGCTCGGACTTTCGCGCAACACCGTGCAGACCCGCATGGCCCGGCTCGAGCGCTCCGGCGTCTTCCACTCGTTCGAGCGCACGTTCTCGACCGAGGCGCTCGGTTTCCCCATCGACGCGTTCATCAACGTGACGGTGCGTCAGGCCGAGCTCCCCCGCATCAAGGCCGAGCTCGCCCGCGTTCCCGAGGTCCTGCAGGCGCATGGGCTGAGCGGTCAGGTCGACCTGCTCGTCCGCGTGGCGTGCCGCGACGCGCAGCACCTCTTCGACACCGATGCGCGCATCCTCGCGATCGACGGCGTCGAGCGCACCGAGACGTCGCTCGCGATGGGCGAGGTCATCGCCTATCGCGTCGCCCCGCTCATGGGGCTGGCACGACCGGCACGATAG
- a CDS encoding histidine phosphatase family protein encodes MTILTLVRHGETDWNRDGRIQGSTDIPLNDTGRQQARDAGRALREVIDADAATVVASSDLLRAAETADLIAAELGADEPRRYRGLRERAYGDAEGMTAVDFRTRWGDWYTAEVPGAETWDDLRGRALETLRRVVQDARRTTSPAAPALVVVAHGALIREVIRHATGGELPVPGERLPNGSAHTFLMERDRVQLLSYVAATV; translated from the coding sequence GTGACGATCCTGACCCTTGTGCGCCACGGCGAGACCGACTGGAACCGCGACGGGCGCATCCAGGGATCGACGGACATCCCCCTCAACGACACCGGACGACAGCAGGCGCGCGACGCAGGTCGGGCGCTCCGGGAGGTCATCGACGCGGATGCGGCGACCGTGGTCGCCTCCAGCGATCTGCTCCGCGCGGCCGAGACCGCCGACCTCATCGCCGCCGAGCTCGGCGCTGACGAGCCCCGGCGCTACCGCGGCCTGCGCGAGCGGGCCTACGGCGATGCCGAGGGCATGACGGCCGTGGACTTCCGCACCCGATGGGGCGACTGGTACACCGCGGAGGTCCCCGGAGCGGAGACCTGGGACGACCTGCGCGGGCGCGCCCTCGAGACGCTGCGCCGCGTGGTCCAGGATGCGCGCCGCACGACGTCCCCCGCCGCCCCCGCCCTCGTCGTGGTCGCCCACGGCGCGCTGATCCGCGAGGTGATCCGTCACGCGACCGGCGGCGAGCTGCCGGTCCCCGGGGAGAGGCTGCCTAACGGATCGGCGCACACGTTCCTTATGGAACGCGACAGGGTGCAGCTGCTGTCCTACGTCGCCGCAACGGTCTGA
- a CDS encoding Sir2 family NAD-dependent protein deacetylase, with product MTAETQADAATTAAIEAAVKALSGRTIAVLTGAGVSTDSGIPDYRGKGAPVRTPMTVTHFLSSEDARRRYWVGSHLGWRTFAAAMPNDGHRALAKLEDDGVAAGIITQNVDGLHLRAGSRRVVELHGTMRRVFCLQCGQVFDRRDLAERVEAENPWLTVDEDVLLGPDGDVRPESIEGFRVPACSVCGGVLKPDVVFFGEYIPPAKFREAEQLLAQSDALVVAGSSLVVNSGIRLVERARRRRLPVVIVNRGATKVDARATVKIDAGASEVLTTLAEMLRPSAR from the coding sequence ATGACGGCGGAGACGCAGGCGGATGCGGCGACGACCGCGGCGATCGAGGCGGCCGTGAAGGCCCTGTCCGGCCGCACGATCGCGGTGCTCACCGGCGCCGGCGTCTCGACCGATTCCGGCATCCCCGACTACCGCGGCAAAGGTGCGCCCGTGCGCACGCCCATGACGGTCACCCACTTCCTCTCGAGCGAGGACGCACGTCGCCGCTACTGGGTGGGCAGCCATCTCGGGTGGCGGACGTTCGCGGCGGCCATGCCGAACGACGGTCATCGCGCCCTCGCGAAGCTCGAGGACGACGGCGTCGCAGCGGGGATCATCACCCAGAACGTCGACGGTCTGCACCTGCGCGCCGGCAGCAGGCGCGTCGTCGAGCTGCACGGGACGATGCGGCGCGTGTTCTGCCTGCAGTGCGGGCAGGTCTTCGACCGTCGCGACCTGGCCGAACGCGTCGAAGCGGAGAACCCCTGGCTCACCGTCGACGAGGACGTGCTCCTCGGCCCCGACGGCGACGTGCGCCCCGAGAGCATCGAGGGTTTCCGCGTGCCGGCCTGCAGTGTCTGCGGCGGAGTCCTGAAGCCGGACGTCGTCTTCTTCGGGGAGTACATCCCCCCGGCGAAGTTCCGTGAGGCCGAGCAACTCCTCGCCCAGAGCGACGCGCTCGTCGTGGCCGGGTCGTCGCTCGTGGTGAACTCCGGCATCCGTCTGGTCGAGCGCGCACGACGCCGCCGGCTGCCCGTCGTCATCGTCAACCGCGGAGCGACCAAGGTCGACGCCCGCGCGACCGTGAAGATCGATGCCGGCGCGAGCGAGGTGCTCACGACGCTCGCGGAGATGCTCCGCCCGTCGGCTCGGTAG
- a CDS encoding TrmH family RNA methyltransferase, whose product MPIIPVDDPRDPRLSDYRDLTDVALRRVIEPEGGLYIAESAKVLARALRAGHRPRSVLVQEKWVAETVEIVDTDAVDVFVVPAALAEDVTGYAVHRGVLAAMHRPPERPVAEVVKDARLVVVLEDIVDHTNVGAVFRSVAALGADAVLVSARCADPLYRRSVRVSMGTVFQVPWTRLPEGPAATAALHDAGLHIAALALSDGAVALDAFAADPPERIALMLGAEGDGLSRRALAGADTVVTIPMGGGVDSLNVAAASAVAIWALRR is encoded by the coding sequence ATGCCCATCATCCCCGTCGACGACCCGCGCGATCCGCGCCTGTCGGACTACCGAGACCTGACCGACGTCGCCCTGCGGCGCGTGATCGAGCCGGAGGGCGGGTTGTACATCGCCGAGTCGGCGAAGGTGCTGGCCCGCGCGCTGCGCGCCGGACACCGACCCCGCTCCGTGCTGGTGCAGGAGAAGTGGGTCGCCGAGACCGTCGAGATCGTCGACACCGACGCGGTCGACGTCTTCGTGGTGCCGGCCGCCCTCGCCGAGGACGTCACGGGGTACGCCGTGCATCGCGGCGTGCTCGCGGCCATGCATCGCCCGCCCGAACGCCCCGTCGCCGAGGTCGTGAAGGACGCCCGGCTCGTCGTCGTGCTCGAGGACATCGTCGATCACACGAATGTCGGAGCGGTCTTCCGCAGCGTCGCCGCGCTCGGCGCCGATGCGGTCCTGGTGTCGGCGCGGTGCGCCGATCCGCTCTACCGTCGCAGCGTGCGGGTGAGTATGGGCACCGTCTTTCAGGTGCCGTGGACGCGGCTGCCGGAAGGGCCGGCGGCAACCGCCGCCCTCCACGACGCCGGGCTGCACATCGCCGCGCTCGCGCTGTCCGACGGCGCGGTCGCCCTCGACGCGTTCGCCGCGGATCCTCCCGAGCGCATCGCGCTGATGCTCGGCGCCGAGGGCGACGGACTGAGCCGTCGCGCGCTGGCCGGCGCCGACACGGTCGTCACCATCCCGATGGGCGGGGGAGTGGACTCCCTTAACGTCGCCGCCGCATCGGCCGTCGCGATCTGGGCGCTCCGGCGCTAG
- a CDS encoding SGNH/GDSL hydrolase family protein translates to MIESEKLHQDNPGPHPWRRYVALGDSFTEGIGDPVPGGHRGWADRVAEVLAAQVDDFAYANLAVRGKLIAQIVADQIEPALALKPDLITISAGGNDVIRPGTDPDQVAQQFEDAIVRLSASGATIVVFTGIDTHFTPVFRNIRGKVAIYNENIRAIADRYDCVVADQWGLKEIQDMRFFDDDRLHMNPLGHHEVARMVLRALNVPNDLQPMQPDPLGVTTWRQAREKDFVWARTHLVPWVLRRLRHQSSGDLIHAKRPEPTPVFARTAETDAADSGAKDDPR, encoded by the coding sequence ATGATCGAGTCCGAGAAACTGCACCAAGACAACCCCGGCCCTCACCCGTGGCGGCGGTACGTCGCCCTCGGCGACTCCTTCACCGAGGGCATCGGAGATCCCGTGCCGGGCGGTCATCGCGGCTGGGCCGACCGGGTCGCGGAGGTGCTCGCCGCCCAGGTCGACGACTTCGCCTACGCGAACCTCGCGGTGCGCGGCAAGCTCATCGCACAGATCGTCGCCGACCAGATCGAACCGGCCCTCGCGCTCAAGCCCGACCTCATCACGATCTCGGCCGGCGGCAACGACGTGATCCGTCCCGGCACCGATCCCGACCAGGTCGCGCAGCAGTTCGAAGACGCCATCGTGCGGCTCTCGGCGAGCGGGGCGACGATCGTGGTCTTCACCGGGATCGACACGCACTTCACCCCCGTGTTCCGCAACATCCGCGGCAAGGTCGCGATCTACAACGAGAACATCCGCGCCATCGCCGACCGGTACGACTGCGTCGTCGCCGATCAGTGGGGTCTCAAAGAGATCCAGGACATGCGGTTCTTCGACGACGACCGCCTGCACATGAACCCCCTAGGTCACCACGAGGTGGCTCGCATGGTGCTGCGCGCGTTGAACGTCCCGAACGACCTGCAGCCGATGCAGCCCGACCCGCTGGGGGTCACGACCTGGCGGCAAGCGCGCGAGAAGGACTTCGTCTGGGCCCGCACGCACCTCGTGCCGTGGGTGCTCCGACGGCTCCGCCACCAGTCTTCGGGCGATCTGATCCACGCCAAGCGCCCGGAGCCGACCCCGGTCTTCGCACGCACCGCGGAGACGGATGCCGCGGACAGCGGCGCGAAGGACGATCCGCGCTAG
- a CDS encoding DEAD/DEAH box helicase: protein MEDGTLTNPPGTDENDPHFGSFAAEHLSPTYPQRAPWGTAQRLRAWQAEALDIYFGADGPDGVGKGPRDFLAAATPGAGKTTFALRLASELLRRNVVDRIVVVAPTEHLKTQWADAAARVSIRLDPFFSNRHSVPSRQYHGVAVTYAQVATKASVHHDLIMNARTLVILDEVHHGGDALSWGDALREAYGRATRRLLLSGTPFRSDTAPIPFVEYHPDANNIRISRTDYNYGYKRALEDGVVRPVLFLVYAGSMRWRTKAGEEMEAQLGQDNTKDITSQAWRTALDPNGEWIPAVLRSADRRLTEVREQVPDAGGLVIATDQTAARAYAAILEGLTGEAPTVVLSDEAEASSRIERFSNDDSRWMVAVRMVSEGVDVPRLAVGVYATSASTPLFFAQAIGRFVRARRRGETASVFLPHVPNLLALAGEMERQRDHALDRDSDGDDWNAEEDMMNAAEREDKASDALEQEFEFQAMGSLAHFDRVLFDGKEFGQLAVPGTLEEEEFLGIPGLLEPEHVHEVLMARQAKQGRHRSAREAKERDAPTGDAVPDDAPPAALHRTLKEQRQLLNSLVGLYARQSGEAHGLVHAELRRICGGPAVSHATVAQLQARIEVLRKRVHS from the coding sequence GTGGAAGACGGAACGCTCACGAACCCTCCCGGAACCGACGAGAACGACCCGCATTTCGGCAGCTTCGCCGCCGAGCATCTCTCTCCCACCTACCCGCAACGCGCCCCCTGGGGCACCGCGCAGCGCCTCCGCGCCTGGCAGGCCGAGGCCCTCGACATCTACTTCGGCGCCGACGGTCCCGACGGGGTCGGAAAAGGCCCGCGCGACTTCCTCGCGGCGGCCACCCCCGGCGCCGGCAAGACGACCTTCGCGCTGAGGCTGGCCAGCGAGCTGCTTCGTCGCAACGTCGTCGACCGCATCGTGGTCGTCGCGCCGACAGAGCATCTGAAGACGCAGTGGGCGGATGCCGCGGCCCGCGTCTCGATCCGCCTCGACCCGTTCTTCAGCAACCGTCACTCGGTTCCGTCGCGGCAGTACCACGGCGTCGCCGTGACCTACGCGCAGGTCGCGACGAAAGCATCCGTCCATCACGACCTCATCATGAACGCCCGCACGCTCGTCATCCTCGACGAGGTGCACCACGGTGGCGACGCCCTCAGCTGGGGCGACGCGCTCCGCGAGGCCTACGGGCGCGCGACGCGCCGACTGCTCCTGTCGGGGACACCGTTCCGCAGCGACACCGCTCCGATCCCCTTCGTCGAGTACCACCCCGACGCCAACAACATCCGCATCTCGCGTACCGACTACAACTACGGCTACAAGCGCGCGCTCGAGGACGGCGTCGTCCGGCCGGTGCTCTTCCTCGTCTATGCCGGCTCGATGCGCTGGCGCACCAAGGCGGGCGAAGAGATGGAGGCCCAGCTCGGGCAGGACAACACCAAAGACATCACGTCGCAGGCGTGGCGCACCGCGCTCGACCCGAACGGCGAGTGGATCCCGGCGGTGCTGCGCTCGGCCGACCGCCGGCTCACCGAGGTGCGCGAGCAGGTGCCCGACGCGGGCGGGCTCGTCATCGCCACCGACCAGACGGCCGCGCGCGCCTACGCGGCCATCCTCGAGGGGCTGACGGGCGAGGCGCCGACCGTCGTGCTCTCCGACGAGGCGGAGGCGTCGTCGCGCATCGAGAGGTTCTCGAACGACGACAGCCGATGGATGGTCGCGGTCCGCATGGTGTCGGAGGGCGTCGACGTTCCCCGGCTCGCCGTCGGCGTCTACGCGACCTCGGCGTCGACGCCGCTCTTCTTCGCCCAGGCGATCGGCCGCTTCGTGCGCGCCCGACGGCGCGGCGAGACGGCGAGCGTGTTCCTGCCGCACGTGCCGAATCTGCTCGCCTTGGCCGGCGAGATGGAGCGCCAGCGCGACCATGCCCTCGACCGCGACAGCGACGGCGACGACTGGAACGCCGAAGAAGACATGATGAACGCCGCCGAGCGCGAGGACAAGGCCTCCGACGCGCTCGAGCAGGAGTTCGAGTTCCAGGCGATGGGCTCGCTCGCGCACTTCGACCGGGTGCTGTTCGACGGCAAGGAGTTCGGCCAGCTGGCGGTTCCCGGAACGCTGGAGGAGGAAGAGTTCCTCGGCATCCCGGGGCTGCTCGAACCCGAGCACGTGCACGAGGTGCTGATGGCGAGGCAGGCCAAGCAGGGGCGCCACCGCTCCGCTCGCGAGGCGAAGGAGCGCGACGCCCCCACGGGCGACGCGGTGCCCGACGACGCACCTCCCGCGGCACTGCACCGCACGTTGAAGGAACAGCGCCAACTGCTCAACAGCCTGGTCGGGCTCTACGCGCGTCAGAGCGGCGAGGCCCACGGGCTCGTCCACGCGGAACTCCGACGCATCTGCGGCGGCCCCGCGGTCTCGCACGCGACCGTGGCGCAGTTGCAGGCGCGCATCGAGGTGCTGCGCAAGCGCGTGCACTCCTGA